In Sideroxyarcus emersonii, one DNA window encodes the following:
- a CDS encoding ABC transporter substrate-binding protein: MKPISKHLAKWLAVLPLAFSLNGSLHAETVARYGISMADIPLTTGQPDRGAGAYQFTGHTLYDPLIAWEANISDRPGKLVPGLATNWKVDPKDNKKWLFTLRKGVKFHDGSEFNADAVIWNLDKVLADKSPQFDAKQSAQVRPRIPSIASYRKVNDYAVEITTKEVDALFPYQLPWFLISSPAQWEKMGKDWSQVAMHPSGTGPFKLDKLVPRERADLVKNNDYWDKKRLAKTDRIVLVPIPDAMTRVNALLNGQVDLIETPPPDVVPQLKSAGFKLVQNVTPHVWPYHFSTLPGSPWTDIRVRKAANLAIDRDAVVKLMNGLATPAVGQMDVTSPWFGKPAFKIRYDLAAARALMAQAGYTKEHPLVAKVIIAQGGTGQMLSLPMNEFIQQSLAEINIQVSFEVVELENLYLHWRSGAAADMNAGKGITAINLGYVTADPFYGITRFVDSRYVAPNGVNWGGYNNPKVDALVDKIRTTFNTRTQDGLLSKVHEIMVDDALMLWVVHDVNPHALSPKVKEFVQAQHWFQDLTTLRM; encoded by the coding sequence ATGAAACCTATCAGCAAGCACTTGGCCAAATGGCTGGCAGTATTGCCGCTGGCTTTTTCCCTCAACGGCAGCCTGCATGCAGAGACTGTCGCCCGCTACGGAATCTCGATGGCGGATATCCCCCTCACCACCGGCCAGCCGGATCGCGGCGCTGGCGCCTATCAATTCACCGGCCACACCCTCTACGATCCGCTGATCGCCTGGGAGGCCAATATCAGCGACCGTCCGGGCAAACTGGTCCCCGGTCTGGCCACCAACTGGAAGGTGGATCCCAAGGACAACAAGAAGTGGCTGTTCACCCTGCGCAAGGGCGTGAAATTCCATGACGGTTCGGAATTCAATGCCGATGCGGTGATCTGGAACCTGGACAAGGTGCTGGCCGACAAATCGCCCCAGTTCGATGCCAAGCAAAGTGCGCAGGTACGTCCCCGCATCCCTTCCATCGCTTCCTATCGCAAGGTGAATGACTACGCCGTGGAGATCACCACCAAGGAAGTGGATGCCTTGTTCCCGTACCAGCTGCCCTGGTTCCTGATCTCCAGCCCGGCGCAATGGGAAAAGATGGGCAAGGACTGGAGCCAGGTAGCCATGCATCCATCCGGCACCGGTCCGTTCAAGCTCGACAAGCTGGTGCCCAGGGAGCGGGCCGACCTGGTGAAGAACAACGACTACTGGGACAAGAAGCGCCTGGCCAAGACAGACCGCATCGTGCTCGTGCCGATCCCGGACGCGATGACCCGGGTCAATGCCTTGCTGAACGGCCAGGTGGATCTCATCGAGACCCCGCCGCCCGATGTCGTGCCGCAACTCAAGAGCGCAGGCTTCAAGCTGGTGCAGAACGTGACCCCGCACGTGTGGCCCTATCACTTCTCCACGCTGCCCGGCTCGCCCTGGACCGATATCCGCGTGAGGAAGGCAGCCAATCTGGCCATCGACCGCGACGCCGTCGTCAAATTGATGAACGGCCTGGCAACGCCTGCCGTCGGTCAGATGGATGTCACCAGCCCCTGGTTCGGCAAACCCGCTTTCAAGATCCGCTATGACCTCGCCGCTGCACGTGCGCTGATGGCCCAGGCCGGCTATACCAAGGAGCACCCGCTGGTGGCCAAGGTGATCATCGCTCAGGGCGGCACCGGACAGATGCTCTCCCTGCCCATGAACGAGTTCATCCAGCAGAGTCTGGCCGAGATCAACATCCAAGTGAGCTTCGAGGTGGTCGAGCTGGAGAATCTCTACCTGCACTGGCGCAGCGGGGCCGCGGCTGACATGAATGCCGGCAAGGGAATCACCGCCATCAATCTGGGTTACGTCACCGCCGACCCGTTCTACGGCATCACCCGCTTTGTGGACAGCCGTTATGTGGCGCCCAATGGCGTGAACTGGGGAGGCTACAACAATCCCAAAGTCGATGCGCTGGTGGACAAGATCCGCACCACGTTCAACACCAGGACGCAGGACGGCCTGCTGTCCAAGGTCCACGAGATCATGGTGGACGATGCGCTGATGTTGTGGGTCGTCCATGACGTGAATCCGCACGCCCTCTCGCCTAAGGTCAAGGAATTCGTCCAGGCCCAGCACTGGTTCCAGGACCTGACGACTCTCCGTATGTAA
- the obgE gene encoding GTPase ObgE — MKFIDESKIEVIAGNGGNGAASFRHEKYIEKGGPDGGDGGRGGSVIAVADRNINTLVDYRFARMHRAKNGESGRGADCYGKGADDVILRMPVGTVITDINTGQVIADLTHDGERVQLAKGGAGGLGNLHFKSSTNRAPRQCTPGEEGERRELRLELKVLADVGLLGMPNAGKSTFIRAVSAARPKVADYPFTTLHPNLGVVRVSEEKSFVIADIPGLIEGAAEGAGLGHQFLRHLARTRLLLHLVDLAPMYEGIDPVHEAHAILNELKKYDEALYNKPRWLVLNKLDLLEDRDERIAAFLKAFGDNTRYFAISAINGEGCKELTYAIMEHIDQITARERDAVSESAQETEIDVHDPLV; from the coding sequence ATGAAATTCATCGACGAATCAAAAATTGAAGTCATTGCAGGCAACGGCGGAAACGGCGCAGCCAGCTTTCGTCATGAAAAATATATCGAAAAGGGCGGGCCGGACGGCGGCGACGGCGGGCGTGGCGGCAGCGTGATCGCCGTCGCCGACCGCAACATCAATACCCTGGTGGATTATCGCTTCGCCCGCATGCACCGGGCCAAGAACGGCGAATCCGGTCGCGGGGCAGATTGTTATGGCAAAGGCGCGGACGATGTCATCCTGCGCATGCCGGTAGGCACGGTCATCACCGACATCAATACCGGCCAGGTCATCGCCGACCTGACTCACGACGGGGAACGGGTCCAGCTCGCCAAAGGCGGCGCCGGCGGCCTGGGCAACCTGCACTTCAAGTCCAGCACCAACCGCGCGCCGCGCCAGTGCACCCCCGGCGAAGAAGGGGAACGCCGCGAGCTGCGACTGGAGCTGAAGGTATTGGCCGATGTCGGCCTGCTCGGCATGCCCAATGCAGGCAAGTCCACCTTCATCCGCGCGGTCTCGGCAGCACGCCCCAAAGTGGCCGATTACCCGTTCACCACCCTGCATCCCAATCTGGGCGTGGTGCGCGTCTCGGAAGAAAAGAGCTTCGTCATCGCCGATATCCCGGGCCTGATCGAAGGGGCGGCAGAAGGCGCCGGCCTGGGGCACCAGTTCCTGCGCCATCTGGCGCGCACCCGCCTGCTGCTGCATCTGGTGGATCTTGCGCCGATGTATGAGGGTATAGACCCGGTGCACGAAGCCCATGCCATCCTGAACGAGCTGAAAAAATACGACGAGGCCCTGTACAACAAGCCGCGCTGGCTGGTGCTGAACAAGCTGGATCTGCTGGAAGACCGGGACGAGAGGATCGCCGCCTTTCTCAAGGCCTTCGGCGACAACACTCGCTACTTCGCGATCTCGGCCATCAATGGCGAAGGCTGCAAGGAATTGACTTACGCTATCATGGAACATATCGACCAGATCACGGCCCGGGAACGCGACGCCGTGTCCGAGAGTGCTCAAGAAACCGAGATCGACGTTCACGACCCGCTAGTATGA
- the rplU gene encoding 50S ribosomal protein L21, with translation MYAVIKTGGKQYRVVQGETLKIESIDGDVGGAIVLDKVLMVGNGDKVSVGKPLLSGATVKATIIANGRHDKVTIFKMRRRKHYQKHQGHRQNYTEIRIDGISA, from the coding sequence ATGTACGCAGTAATCAAAACCGGTGGCAAGCAATATCGCGTTGTCCAAGGTGAAACCCTGAAGATCGAATCCATCGACGGCGACGTCGGCGGCGCGATCGTATTGGACAAAGTGCTGATGGTCGGCAACGGCGACAAGGTCTCCGTCGGCAAGCCCCTGCTGAGTGGTGCAACCGTCAAGGCGACCATCATCGCCAACGGCCGCCACGACAAAGTGACTATCTTCAAGATGCGTCGTCGCAAGCACTATCAAAAGCATCAAGGTCATCGTCAAAACTACACCGAGATCCGCATCGACGGCATCTCGGCTTAA
- a CDS encoding arsenate reductase ArsC — MSEKQYNVLVLCTGNSARSILGEVLFNNLGKGRFKAWSAGSKPAGCVNPGALELLQQQGYSIEGLRSKSWDEFAVPGAPEFDFIFTVCDNAAGEACPVWLGHPATAHWGIPDPAHVEGDEARRVAFKRASEQLARRIQLFLSLPIDKLDRLVLKDKLAEIGRIKD; from the coding sequence ATGAGTGAAAAGCAATACAACGTACTGGTGCTGTGCACCGGCAATTCGGCACGCAGCATCCTGGGCGAGGTGCTGTTCAACAACCTGGGCAAGGGCAGGTTCAAAGCCTGGAGTGCGGGCAGCAAGCCGGCCGGGTGCGTCAATCCGGGCGCGCTGGAACTGCTGCAACAGCAAGGCTACAGCATCGAAGGCCTGCGCAGCAAAAGCTGGGACGAGTTCGCTGTGCCAGGAGCGCCCGAATTCGATTTCATCTTCACCGTCTGCGACAACGCTGCGGGCGAAGCCTGCCCGGTGTGGCTGGGGCATCCGGCGACGGCGCATTGGGGCATTCCCGACCCGGCGCATGTCGAAGGCGATGAAGCGCGGCGAGTGGCATTCAAGAGGGCTTCCGAACAGTTGGCGCGCCGTATCCAGTTGTTCCTGAGCTTGCCGATCGACAAACTGGACAGGCTGGTGCTGAAAGATAAACTCGCCGAGATCGGTCGCATCAAGGATTGA
- the proB gene encoding glutamate 5-kinase, whose protein sequence is MKTVLTQSRRIVVKVGSSLVTNQGTGLDMDALGNWAQQIATLRTQGCEVVLVSSGAIAEGMQRLGWKQRPSAVHELQAAAAVGQMGLVQAYESCFRRHRLNAAQVLLTHADLADRERYLNARSTLRTLLNLGVIPIINENDTVVTDEIKFGDNDTLGALVANLIEADALVILTDQDGLYTADPRKDPGATLISVARAGDATLEAMAGGAGSHIGRGGMITKVLAAKRAARSGAHTVIASGHERDVLPRLLQGESIGSLLTATSLSLDARKQWLADHLQVSGKVMLDAGAVRVLRNEGKSLLPIGVTQVSGEFQRGAVVAVLDTEGQDIARGLINYSSAEARRIAGKASGEIEIILGYVDEPELIHRDNLVLL, encoded by the coding sequence ATGAAAACCGTTCTGACCCAATCCAGACGCATCGTCGTCAAAGTCGGCAGCAGCCTTGTCACCAACCAGGGTACCGGCCTGGATATGGACGCCTTGGGCAACTGGGCGCAGCAGATCGCCACATTGCGCACCCAAGGCTGCGAAGTGGTACTGGTCTCCTCCGGCGCCATCGCCGAAGGCATGCAACGCCTGGGCTGGAAGCAACGCCCCAGCGCCGTGCATGAATTGCAGGCTGCCGCGGCGGTCGGCCAAATGGGGCTGGTGCAGGCATATGAAAGCTGCTTCCGGCGGCATCGGTTAAATGCCGCACAAGTATTGCTGACCCATGCCGACCTCGCCGACCGCGAACGTTACCTCAATGCCCGTTCCACCCTGCGCACGCTGCTCAATCTGGGCGTCATCCCGATCATCAACGAGAACGACACCGTCGTTACCGACGAGATCAAGTTTGGCGACAACGACACGCTGGGGGCGCTGGTCGCCAACCTGATCGAAGCCGATGCGCTCGTCATTCTCACCGACCAGGACGGCCTCTACACTGCCGATCCGCGCAAGGATCCGGGCGCCACGCTCATCAGTGTAGCGCGGGCGGGCGACGCCACATTAGAGGCGATGGCCGGCGGCGCCGGCAGCCACATCGGCCGCGGCGGCATGATCACCAAAGTACTGGCCGCCAAACGCGCAGCCCGCAGCGGTGCCCACACGGTCATCGCATCCGGCCACGAACGCGATGTGTTGCCACGCCTGCTGCAGGGCGAATCCATCGGCAGCCTGCTGACGGCCACCTCGCTCTCGCTCGATGCGCGCAAGCAGTGGCTCGCCGATCATCTGCAAGTGAGCGGCAAGGTCATGCTGGATGCGGGTGCTGTGCGGGTACTGCGCAACGAGGGAAAGAGCCTGCTGCCTATCGGCGTGACCCAGGTCAGCGGGGAATTCCAGCGTGGCGCGGTCGTCGCCGTGCTCGATACCGAAGGCCAGGACATCGCGCGCGGCCTCATCAACTACAGCTCCGCTGAGGCGCGTCGCATCGCCGGCAAGGCGAGCGGCGAGATCGAAATCATTCTCGGCTACGTCGACGAACCGGAATTGATTCACCGCGACAATTTAGTGCTGCTATAA
- a CDS encoding ABC transporter permease translates to MLIYIFKRVLYAIPIALSVTVVSFILVYLAPGDPLNAIAPADAPAEVIQALKSAYGLDRPVPVQYGMWLLRAVQGDLGTSIASGRAVAGEVMSAVGNTLLLAGFAAFAGVLAGCILGALAGYHRGTWMDRAATVVSVIGVSIPHYWLGLVLTIVFSIWLGWFPAMGAGPDGSGAWLWDLAHLRYLVLPALTLSVIPMGIITRTVRALVADMLEQEFVVALRAKGLSGRAVFRHIAKNTAPTVLAVAGLQIGYLMGGSILVETVFAWPGTGYLLNTAIFQRDIPLLQGTLLVLCMFFVVLNLVVDILQPLIDPRMGRG, encoded by the coding sequence ATGCTTATCTATATCTTCAAACGTGTGCTGTACGCCATCCCCATCGCCCTGAGCGTGACGGTGGTGTCCTTCATACTGGTCTATCTTGCTCCCGGCGATCCCCTCAACGCCATCGCCCCCGCCGATGCACCGGCAGAAGTGATCCAGGCATTGAAGAGTGCCTACGGCCTGGACCGGCCCGTTCCCGTCCAGTACGGCATGTGGCTGCTGCGGGCTGTGCAGGGAGACCTGGGCACGTCCATCGCTTCGGGCCGTGCGGTTGCCGGAGAAGTCATGAGTGCTGTCGGCAACACGCTCTTGCTCGCGGGCTTTGCCGCCTTCGCCGGCGTGCTGGCGGGCTGCATCCTCGGCGCACTGGCCGGTTACCACCGCGGTACCTGGATGGACCGAGCCGCCACGGTAGTCTCAGTGATCGGCGTCAGCATTCCCCATTACTGGCTGGGACTGGTGCTGACCATCGTCTTCTCCATCTGGCTGGGCTGGTTCCCGGCCATGGGTGCCGGTCCCGACGGATCGGGTGCATGGCTGTGGGATCTCGCGCATCTGCGCTATCTGGTGTTGCCGGCACTCACCCTGTCGGTCATTCCGATGGGCATCATCACCCGCACCGTCCGCGCGCTGGTGGCCGACATGCTGGAACAGGAATTCGTGGTCGCCCTGCGGGCCAAGGGTTTGTCCGGCCGCGCCGTCTTCCGCCATATCGCCAAAAACACCGCCCCCACCGTGCTGGCCGTGGCCGGCCTGCAGATCGGCTACCTGATGGGCGGCTCGATCCTGGTGGAGACTGTCTTCGCCTGGCCGGGCACCGGCTACCTGCTGAACACCGCCATCTTCCAGCGGGACATCCCCTTGTTGCAGGGAACCCTGCTGGTGCTGTGCATGTTCTTCGTGGTCCTGAACCTGGTGGTGGACATCCTGCAACCCCTGATCGATCCCCGCATGGGACGCGGCTGA
- the arsB gene encoding ACR3 family arsenite efflux transporter, which produces MSIFERYLTLWVFLCIVVGVVLGQAIPAPFHWLGGLEVARVNIPVGLLIWVMIIPMLLRIDFSALHEVRKHWRGIGVTLFINWAVKPFSMALLGWLFIRHLFAPYLPAEQLDSYIAGLVLLAAAPCTAMVFVWSRLVNGEPLFTLSQVALNDTIMVFAFAPLVALLLGLSAIIVPWDTLLVSVVLYIVLPVLLAQVWRKLLLVRGEEVLQRTLAALGPISISALLLTLVLLFAFQGKAIVEQPLVILMLAVPITIQVYFTSGFAYWLNRRFGEAHCVAGPSALIGASNFFELAVAAAISLFGFESGAALATVVGVLIEVPVMLSVVYIVKRSQLWYERS; this is translated from the coding sequence ATGAGCATCTTCGAACGCTACCTGACCCTGTGGGTCTTCCTGTGCATCGTCGTCGGCGTGGTGCTGGGGCAGGCCATACCCGCTCCGTTCCACTGGCTGGGTGGCCTGGAGGTTGCCAGGGTCAATATTCCGGTCGGACTGCTGATCTGGGTGATGATCATCCCCATGCTGTTGCGCATCGACTTTAGCGCGCTGCACGAGGTGCGAAAACACTGGCGCGGCATCGGTGTCACGCTGTTCATCAACTGGGCGGTCAAGCCGTTTTCCATGGCGCTGCTGGGCTGGCTGTTCATCCGCCACCTGTTCGCGCCGTATCTGCCGGCGGAACAGCTCGACAGCTACATCGCCGGACTGGTGCTGCTCGCCGCCGCTCCCTGCACCGCGATGGTGTTCGTGTGGAGCCGCCTGGTGAACGGCGAACCGCTGTTCACCTTGAGCCAGGTTGCACTCAACGACACCATCATGGTGTTCGCCTTCGCCCCGCTGGTTGCCTTGCTGCTGGGCCTGTCGGCCATCATCGTGCCGTGGGATACGTTGCTGGTGTCGGTGGTGCTCTACATCGTGCTGCCGGTGCTGCTGGCACAGGTATGGCGCAAGCTGCTGCTGGTGCGCGGCGAGGAGGTATTGCAGCGCACCCTGGCGGCGCTCGGCCCGATCTCCATTTCCGCGCTGCTGCTGACGCTGGTGCTGCTGTTCGCCTTCCAGGGCAAGGCCATCGTCGAGCAGCCGCTCGTCATACTGATGCTGGCCGTGCCCATCACCATCCAGGTGTACTTTACTTCCGGCTTTGCATACTGGCTCAACCGGCGTTTCGGCGAGGCGCACTGCGTGGCCGGCCCGTCTGCGCTGATCGGGGCTTCCAATTTCTTCGAACTGGCCGTGGCGGCGGCGATCAGCCTGTTCGGTTTCGAGTCGGGTGCGGCGCTTGCAACCGTGGTGGGGGTGTTGATCGAAGTGCCGGTGATGTTGAGTGTGGTGTATATCGTCAAGCGCAGCCAGCTCTGGTATGAAAGGAGTTAG
- a CDS encoding helix-turn-helix transcriptional regulator, with protein sequence MDIEVAVGALAALAQESRLSIFRLLVQAGKQGVAAGAVGEELGIPPATLSFHLKTLAHAGLIKARTEGRFVIYSANFTEMDKLIAYLTEHCCAGDAAQCAPINKC encoded by the coding sequence ATGGATATTGAAGTGGCGGTAGGAGCGTTGGCGGCACTGGCGCAGGAATCGCGTTTGTCGATCTTTCGTTTGCTGGTGCAGGCTGGGAAGCAGGGCGTTGCGGCCGGCGCGGTGGGGGAGGAACTGGGCATTCCCCCGGCAACGCTGTCGTTCCACTTGAAAACGCTGGCACATGCCGGGCTGATCAAAGCGCGGACGGAGGGGCGTTTTGTCATCTACAGCGCCAATTTCACCGAGATGGACAAGCTGATTGCCTATCTCACCGAACATTGCTGTGCAGGCGATGCGGCACAGTGCGCCCCTATCAATAAGTGTTGA
- a CDS encoding glutaredoxin family protein, with amino-acid sequence MSAIRLYGTEFCHLCDEAKAILREAGIEASYIDIADDDELLEKYGVRIPVLLRVDTGAELGWPFDTMAASRFLAL; translated from the coding sequence ATGTCGGCTATCAGGCTTTACGGTACGGAGTTCTGTCATCTGTGCGACGAGGCGAAGGCGATCCTCCGGGAAGCTGGCATCGAAGCGAGTTACATCGATATTGCCGATGACGATGAACTGCTGGAAAAATATGGCGTGCGTATCCCCGTACTGTTGCGCGTGGATACCGGAGCTGAGCTGGGGTGGCCGTTCGATACGATGGCGGCCTCCCGTTTCTTGGCGTTATAG
- the rho gene encoding transcription termination factor Rho, translating to MHLSDLKTKHITELVEIATTNQIDNANRMRKQDLIFALLKNQAKKGESIFGEGTLEVLPDGFGFLRSPDTSYLAGPDDIYVSPSQVRRFNLHTGDSIEGEIRTPKEGERYVALVKVDKVNGEPPENAKNKILFENLTPLFPTQQICLERDIRADENLTGRVIDIIAPIGKGQRGLLVASPKSGKTVMLQHIAHSIASNNPEAILIVLLIDERPEEVTEMSRTVRGEVVASTFDEPATRHVQVAEMVLEKAKRLVEHKKDVVILLDSITRLARAYNTVIPSSGKVLTGGVDANALQRPKRFFGAARNVEEGGSLTIIATALVDTGSRMDDVIYEEFKGTGNMEIHLDRRMAEKRIYPAINVNRSGTRKEELLIKQDLLQRIWVLRKLLYPMDELEAMEFLLDKVKATKNNAEFFDSMKR from the coding sequence ATGCATTTATCCGACCTCAAGACCAAACACATCACCGAGCTGGTGGAAATCGCCACCACCAATCAAATCGATAACGCCAACCGCATGCGCAAGCAGGATTTGATCTTCGCGCTGCTGAAGAACCAGGCGAAAAAAGGCGAAAGCATTTTTGGCGAAGGTACCCTGGAGGTGCTGCCAGACGGCTTCGGTTTCCTGAGGTCGCCTGACACCTCCTATCTGGCCGGTCCCGATGACATCTACGTCAGCCCCAGCCAGGTGCGCCGCTTCAACCTGCATACCGGCGATTCGATCGAGGGCGAAATCCGCACCCCCAAGGAAGGCGAGCGTTATGTTGCACTGGTCAAGGTGGACAAGGTCAACGGCGAACCGCCGGAGAACGCCAAGAACAAGATCCTGTTCGAGAACCTGACACCGCTGTTTCCAACCCAGCAGATCTGCCTGGAACGCGACATCCGCGCGGACGAGAACCTCACCGGACGCGTCATCGACATCATCGCCCCCATCGGCAAGGGCCAGCGCGGCCTGCTGGTCGCCTCGCCCAAGTCCGGCAAGACGGTGATGCTGCAGCATATCGCCCACTCCATCGCCTCCAACAACCCGGAAGCGATATTGATCGTACTGCTGATCGACGAGCGCCCCGAAGAAGTCACCGAGATGAGCCGCACCGTGCGTGGCGAAGTGGTCGCCTCCACCTTCGACGAACCGGCCACCCGACACGTGCAGGTCGCCGAGATGGTGCTGGAAAAGGCCAAACGCCTGGTCGAACACAAGAAGGACGTGGTCATCCTGCTCGACTCGATCACCCGTCTGGCACGTGCCTACAACACCGTAATCCCCTCCTCCGGCAAGGTACTGACCGGCGGTGTCGACGCCAATGCCCTGCAACGCCCCAAGCGCTTCTTCGGCGCGGCGCGCAACGTCGAGGAAGGCGGCTCGCTGACCATCATCGCCACCGCGCTGGTGGATACCGGCAGCCGCATGGACGACGTCATCTACGAAGAATTCAAGGGTACCGGCAACATGGAGATTCACCTGGATCGCCGCATGGCCGAGAAACGCATCTACCCGGCCATCAACGTCAACCGCTCCGGCACCCGCAAGGAAGAACTGCTGATCAAGCAGGATCTGCTGCAGCGCATCTGGGTGCTGCGCAAGCTGCTCTACCCCATGGACGAGCTGGAAGCGATGGAATTCCTGCTGGACAAGGTCAAGGCAACCAAAAACAACGCGGAATTCTTCGATTCAATGAAGCGTTGA
- the rpmA gene encoding 50S ribosomal protein L27: protein MASKKGGGSTSNGRDSHSKRLGVKSYGGELISAGSIIVRQRGTQVHAGDNVGMGKDHTLFAKITGKVVFAVKGAMKRKTVSIVAA from the coding sequence ATGGCATCGAAAAAAGGCGGGGGTAGTACCAGTAACGGCCGCGACTCGCACTCGAAACGACTGGGTGTAAAGAGCTACGGCGGCGAACTGATTAGCGCAGGCAGCATCATCGTGCGTCAGCGTGGCACCCAGGTGCACGCAGGCGACAACGTCGGCATGGGCAAAGATCACACCTTGTTCGCCAAGATCACCGGCAAGGTGGTATTTGCGGTCAAGGGCGCTATGAAGCGCAAGACGGTCAGCATCGTCGCTGCTTAA